TAGTAACTACTGGTTGATTTGATATTTCTGGCTGATCTACTAAACATTTTAAAATGTGTGCTATTACATCAACTGTCCAGCCATTACCTAAACAACGGTATCGTTGAGTATTGCTAATGCCATCAGTAAATCCAACAGGGAGAGTTTGTAGGCGTTCACACTCGATAGGTGTTAATATTCTGAAATCTTTATATTCTTTGTCTAAAAAGACCATCTGCCTACGTGATTTTTCAAAATAATTATTAAAATTTGATCCTTTGTGATAGTTTGCATCAATGCAGTATGATTTATCCCTATCCACAAACCCATGTTCAATAATATCTTTTAGTAATATTCCTTTATCTTCTGGTTGTGTTATTTGCCAGTTACACCAATATAGTCTTTTTCTACTTTGTGCGCTTAATAATGCGCTATCAATGACTACCTGGTCTACGTTTAAATAGTCACTAATAACTTTAATAAACTCTTTTTTCATTCTTACATTTTCAAGTAAGAATTTAACGCTTTGATTAAACTTTTTAACGTGATTTAGAATGTTTACAAAAACAAAAAATAACTTACCTCTTGGATCATCAAAGGCTAATTGCTTACCAGCTATTGAAAATGATTGGCAAGGCGAACCAGCAAGAATTAAATCAATACTAGACCAATCAACATTCCATTGTTGCCAGTTATTAATATCGCCAAGTCTGATAATATCGGGATAGTTATTCTCACTAACTTTTATAGCATATTTATCTATCTCGCTAGCATAGTAGTTTTTAACGGAAATACCTGCGCGATCTAATGCTAAACGACCGACTGAAATTCCATCGAACAGGCTTAATACATTAATATCATGCACGATAATTCCTCATTAGTTAAAACGATAAGTTAAAGAGTAGGGTATTTATCCACAATATCTGTGAATAAGAATGTTAGTAAGTGTTGAGTAAGGCTATTAGTCGTAGGGTATGACTAGGTTATATTAGGTAGATTAGAATTTAATCTAGTAAAAGCCCCTAATTAAAGGGGCTAATAGTTAGTTAATTCTTCTTAATAACCTTTTAAGACCTATTTCCATCAAAGTGGGTATAAGTTCAATAGGTACAAATTCTTGCATAATAGTAGACATATTGCTTTGACTACTAGTGTTAATAATATCTGCAACAATACCTAGTAACTTATTAAAGTGTCGATTCTGGAATAGGTGTTCCTAGTGGAATTCCCATTCTACCTGTGTGTTTGTAACAGCCGTTATAACTCCAACCAGTGATAATTCCTCTAGCATTTACGGCAAATGTTTTACTGCAAATACCACCTACATCAGTGATTGACTTCCAAGTCAGCACTGTTGAACCATCTCGATTTTGATATGAAGAGGAGGGGGCTCCCCATCTAGCGACTAGCTTACTCTCATTAGAACCAACCCATGCTTGCATCACATCATTTAACGTTTCCCTTCGTTCGTTTAGCGCGGCACAACCAGCTAATACTAAACCAAGAAATATTGGTACAATTATTTTCTTCATTTTCACTTCCATTTTAATAGCTCTATTTAAGTCCTATTCCGCCATCAAACAAACTTGTAGTCAAAGTTTTATTTTACCTAAAAAACAGATAGTTTCCAATATCTAAAGCAATTCTGAGTGCGTTCACTATATTCTTATACAAACTTGGTGCATTTTTACACAATACTTAACATCCAGCATCCTATTTTTTGATTAATGCTATAGTGCCTTTTAAGCCTTTCTGTAATAGGCTGTTTAAAATGTTCTTTTCTCATTTACCTATCTCTGAATAGTTGTAAGTGTCTTTTGTACTAGCTGAATAAAATCAGCTCGTCTATTTCTTAATTTGTTAATATCTTCTAAATAGTCATTTCTATTTAACCTATGAACTATTAATTGTGTATCTGGTGGAAATTCTGAACAGTAACTGATAAAGTCTACCCACTCTCTATTAGTGCAATCCAAGTGTCCTATGAGTTGCCATCGATATGAAGGATCGAACGAATTACGTTTTAATGTGGCGTAGTGAGTAGGTGCAATAACTGACTTTACCTCAATGACACCATCATCATTTACTAATCCATCTGGTGAATCACCATAATCGACAAGATCAAAAAAGCCGCCATTAGTAACATCAACAAAATATTGGTTTTCGTATAGCATCCTTGCTATTGGTTCCTGCTCGTGTCCTCTTTCCATGTGTTGATTACTAAAACTAAATTCGGCTTTCTGGTTATTAATAATTTCTAGTGCAAGTTGTAATGCATAACGTTTAGCAGGTTCACCAAAAGCATTACCATCATTAGCCATTATTAAGCCAAAATTAGAAGCTGTCGCTTTACCTAGTCGAAGTTTTTCCCATTCCTCACTGTTCTGCTGAACGTTGTGCCATCTCACTATTGTATTCCTCTATGAGCCGGTTTAAATGTTGTTTTGACATGGTTACTCTTGATAATACTTTATCTAGGTTGCCATCACGTTTATAAGCAGTTTTAGCATTAGCCCATTGATTAGTATGTGCTGATGTTAATTCTGGCTTTTCGGTGTGAATGGGCTTATTCTTAAACTTTCTACAGTGTCACGACCAAACCTAACATTGCTATCAACATAGATAGTTACTCTGATATAGCGTAGCCAATGCAAAAGGTTATGCTCAAATTGTGCGAGAAAAAGCAGTTTGCAGAGAGCTAGTCAAGTTAGGTCATGACGCTATTGAAATAGCTCAAACAAAACAAGAGCTACCTGACAAAATAGCAGCCATTCAAAGCAAAGCACTATCACTTGATTCATCATCAAATATGCACGATGTAGTACATGCTAGTGATGTACTCATAAACCATGTAGAAGAAATACAAAGACGTTTTGCTCTTGGTGGAGAAATTGACGGGCTTTCAACAGGTAATGAAGATATTGATAAGCGTTTAATGGGTTTAAAAGGTGGTGAGCTATATGTAGTAGCTGGAAGGCCTGCAATGGGTAAAACAGCCTTTGCAATGAACATTGCTAGTCACAATGCAGTAAATCAAAACAAATCTGTGCTAGTTGTTAGTTTAGAAATGACTAACGGTGTACTGATGGATAGATTACTGGCCTCAGTAGGGAGTATCCCACTATCAGAAATAAAAACAGGTCAAGTTGCTTGCAATTATCCTTCTCAGTTGGCTTGTGCTGCTGATGCTATCAATAAATCAAAGCTATTTATGGCTGATCGCCCTAACTTAAATATTATGCAATTACGCTCTATTGCTCGCAGGCATAAATTAAAACATGGTCTTGATTTATTAGTAGTTGACTACCTTCAGCTAATGCAGGGGTCAGGAAAAAATGAAAACAGAGTAAATGAAGTAAGCGAAATGTCAAGAGAATGCAAGCTACTAGCCCGCGAGTTAAATATCCCTGTAATCCTATTATCTCAATTAAACAGAGCATTAGAGCAAAGATCAAATAGACGACCCGTGATGAGCGATTTAAGAGAATCAGGCGCAATTGAACAAGATGCTGATGCAATCATATTTCTTTACAGAGACGAAGTATATAACCAAGAAAACAGCAAATACAAAGGAATTGCAGAAGTAATTCTTGGAAAGCTACGTAATGGCGAACCAGGCACAATATACACAGCTTTTAATGGCTCTATGAGTCGCTTTGACTTACTTGCTAAAGGATGGCAGCCAGAGCCAGAAGAAAGCAATGTAGCCAACTTTTCAAGTAGATACAGGAAATAATAATCATGGACAAAGTAAAGCAAAGCTATGTTATTCACTCACTAGATAAAGCTAAAAAAATTTTCTCAATGGCTTATTTATTTGCTCAAAAACTGGCAGAACATGATGCGGTACAGTTAATTGTTCGACCAGCTAAATCAAAAAGGACATTAGAACAGAATGCAAAAATGTGGGCTATGCTCACAGATATAGCAAATCAAAAGCAATGGGTTATCAATGGCGTATTACAAACAATAAAGCCTGCTGAATGGAAAGATATATTGAATGCTGCATTAGATCAAGAAATGAAAGTAACTCAAGGAATTAATGGCGGTATGGTTTTTCTAGGTAAACGTACTAGTCAAATGTCAGTTAAAGAAATGACTGATCTGATCGAGTTAATGCACGCATTTGGAGCTGAACACAATATCAAATGGTCAGCACCTAAAACTGATTTTATTTTTTGGGAAGAAGCAGCATGAGCAAAATTACTGAATCAGCACGCGGAGAAGAATGTTTAGTTAGAATCCCTGCTGTGTGCAATCACAATCCAGAAACTACTGTATTTGCACATTATAGGCTTGCTGGTACTTGTGGAATGGGTAAAAAACCAAAAGACACACAAGGGGCTTATGCTTGTAGCTCTTGTCACGATGAAGTAGATAGAAGAACACACTTTATAGAGATCAACAAACAGCTAAACAATATCACGCTGAAGGCGTTATGCGTACTTAGCTCAAGTTAATTAAAAAAGGGCTGATAAAACTATGAAATGGGCTGAAGTTAGTGACTATCATCTTGTTTCTGATAAAGGCTACAAAGTAGCCAAATTCAAAGCGGGTGATGA
This portion of the Entomomonas sp. E2T0 genome encodes:
- a CDS encoding DNA cytosine methyltransferase, translating into MHDINVLSLFDGISVGRLALDRAGISVKNYYASEIDKYAIKVSENNYPDIIRLGDINNWQQWNVDWSSIDLILAGSPCQSFSIAGKQLAFDDPRGKLFFVFVNILNHVKKFNQSVKFLLENVRMKKEFIKVISDYLNVDQVVIDSALLSAQSRKRLYWCNWQITQPEDKGILLKDIIEHGFVDRDKSYCIDANYHKGSNFNNYFEKSRRQMVFLDKEYKDFRILTPIECERLQTLPVGFTDGISNTQRYRCLGNGWTVDVIAHILKCLVDQPEISNQPVVTIPKSNQLSLFN
- a CDS encoding replicative DNA helicase, with product MREKAVCRELVKLGHDAIEIAQTKQELPDKIAAIQSKALSLDSSSNMHDVVHASDVLINHVEEIQRRFALGGEIDGLSTGNEDIDKRLMGLKGGELYVVAGRPAMGKTAFAMNIASHNAVNQNKSVLVVSLEMTNGVLMDRLLASVGSIPLSEIKTGQVACNYPSQLACAADAINKSKLFMADRPNLNIMQLRSIARRHKLKHGLDLLVVDYLQLMQGSGKNENRVNEVSEMSRECKLLARELNIPVILLSQLNRALEQRSNRRPVMSDLRESGAIEQDADAIIFLYRDEVYNQENSKYKGIAEVILGKLRNGEPGTIYTAFNGSMSRFDLLAKGWQPEPEESNVANFSSRYRK
- a CDS encoding recombination protein NinB, encoding MDKVKQSYVIHSLDKAKKIFSMAYLFAQKLAEHDAVQLIVRPAKSKRTLEQNAKMWAMLTDIANQKQWVINGVLQTIKPAEWKDILNAALDQEMKVTQGINGGMVFLGKRTSQMSVKEMTDLIELMHAFGAEHNIKWSAPKTDFIFWEEAA
- a CDS encoding lambda exonuclease family protein, producing MRWHNVQQNSEEWEKLRLGKATASNFGLIMANDGNAFGEPAKRYALQLALEIINNQKAEFSFSNQHMERGHEQEPIARMLYENQYFVDVTNGGFFDLVDYGDSPDGLVNDDGVIEVKSVIAPTHYATLKRNSFDPSYRWQLIGHLDCTNREWVDFISYCSEFPPDTQLIVHRLNRNDYLEDINKLRNRRADFIQLVQKTLTTIQR